The Abditibacteriaceae bacterium sequence AGAACCGGCGCTGTTGCACTTTCCCAAACTCGGCCTGCCGCTTGGCGAACTGGTCGGGCGCTATTTGCGAGAGTTACAAACGGCGGGTCGCTCGAAGCACACGATTTCGAATTATCGCTCCGATCTCGAACGCTTTGTGCGCGCCGTCGGGCCGCAGATGCCAGCGGCGAACCTTTCGCGCACAGCAGTGACAAATCATCTGGCGTCGCTCGATGGATTGGCGCTTTCAACACGCGCAAGGCATCAGGCGGCGATTCGCTCATTTTGTCGCTGGTGCCACGCGCAAGGCCACTGCGACCGCAACCCCGCCGAACATCTGGCGACGGTGCGTGTTCCTGAATCGATGCCGCGCGCAATTGAAGACGGCGCGATTCAACAAATTCTCGACGCAATTCCGCCCGAAAACTTGCGCGACCGTTTGCTGTTTACGCTCGTGGCGGAAACCGGCGTGCGCATTTCGGAAGCACTCGGTATCTACCGCGAAGATATAAGCCTTTCGCCCGACGACGAAAAAATCGCGGTGCGCGGCAAAGGCAATACGGCGCGCACCGTGATGCTTTATTCCGCGCCGCA is a genomic window containing:
- a CDS encoding tyrosine-type recombinase/integrase codes for the protein MKEPALLHFPKLGLPLGELVGRYLRELQTAGRSKHTISNYRSDLERFVRAVGPQMPAANLSRTAVTNHLASLDGLALSTRARHQAAIRSFCRWCHAQGHCDRNPAEHLATVRVPESMPRAIEDGAIQQILDAIPPENLRDRLLFTLVAETGVRISEALGIYREDISLSPDDEKIAVRGKGNTARTVMLYSAPQTLKLLKRFLAVTKIASGPLFRGHWRQRGSSQPLTYRAAHINWNRYCHAAGVPTGIHTLRHSYATTLVNSGVRLEVVRKLLGHKSMQTTLRYAELNDASVKAELREHQREKRFR